The window ATCGCCTTGCGGCGATCGCCGAAGCCCGGCGCCTTGACCGCGGCGGCCTGCAGCGTGCCCCGCAGCTTGTTGACGACGAGCGTGGCCAGCGCCTCACCGTCCACGTCCTCCGCGACGATGACGAGCGGCCGCCCCGCGCGCGCCACCTGCTCGAGCAGCGGCAGCAGGTCCTTCATCGAGCTGATCTTCTTCTCGTGGATCAGGATGAACGGGTTCTCGAGCACCACTTCCATGCGCTCGGGATCGGTCACGAAGTACGGCGAGAGATAGCCGCGGTCGAACTGCATGCCTTCGACGACCTCGAGCGAGGTCTCCATGCTCTTGGCTTCCTCGACCGTGATCACCCCGTCCTTGCCGACCTTGTCCATCGCTTCGGCGATGATCCTGCCGATCGTCTCGTCGCTGTTCGCCGAGATCGTCCCGACCTGCGCGATCGCCTGGCCGCTCACCGGCTTGGCCTGCTTCTTCAGCTCTTCGACGAGCACTTCGACGGCCTTCTCGATGCCGCGCTTCAGTTCCATCGGGTTCGCGCCGGCGGCGACGTTCTTCGCCCCCTCGCGATAGATCGCCTGCGCCAGCACGGTCGCCGTCGTGGTGCCGTCACCGGCGATATCCGATGTCTTGCTCGCGACCTCGCGCACCATCTGCGCGCCCATGTTCTCGAGCGTGTCCTTCAGCTCGATTTCCTTCGCCACCGTCACGCCGTCCTTGGTGATGGTCGGCGAGCCGAACTTCTTGTCAAGGACGACGTTGCGTCCCTTCGGCCCAAGCGTCACCTTCACCGCGTCGGCAAGGGCGTTCACGCCGCGCAGGATCGCCTGGCGCGAGTCCTCTCCGTACACAATCTGCTTCGCCATTGCGTCAAACCCTCCGTGCGCCGGCCTGAAGGCCGGCGGCTACACGTGCCTGAAGCCTAAACCCTGAATCCTGAACCCTGTTCAGGCTTTTACTTCTCGATGACGCCGAGGACCTCTTCCTCGCGCATGATCAGGTACTCGTCGCCATCCAGCTTGATCTCCTGGCCGGAGTACTTGCCGAACAGCACCGTGTCCCCTTCCTTCACGTCGAGCGGCGTGATCTTGCCGTCCTTCTCGACGCGCCCCTTGCCGACGGCCATCACCCGCCCCTGCTGCGGCTTTTCCTTGGCCGTGTCAGGGATGATGATCCCGCCGACTTTCTGTTCCGACTCCTCGAGCCGCTGCACGATGATGCGGTCGTGAAGCGGTCTCACCTTCAGCTTTGTCGCAGTGGTCGCCATCTCTGGTTCCCCCCACCAAATAGAGGTTGTTGTTAAAAACGTTGCGGCTCGCGCCGGTCAAAAGGTGGCCCCCCTGCAGGGTTAGCAGTCAATGGGGCCGACTGCTAATTATATGTCAGCAGTCGAGGGTGTCAACTGCTAACGGGGGCTTCCTGAACCTTAGGCGGCGCCCTTCCGCTTGATCCGGTACTCCGTGACCTTGCGGGTCATGGTGTTGCGGTGGAGGCCGAGAACGTCCGCCGCCTTGCAGAGGTTGCCCTTGGACCGGGCCAGGGCCTTGGAGATGAAGACGCGCTCGAATTCCCGCCTGGCATCCTCGTAGAGGATGCCGCGGTCGAGCATTTCCTGGACGAGCTTCTCCAACTGGTCGCGCACAGGCGCTCCTGGACTACTTGATCTCCCGCCCGGACAGCAACCGGTGGGCCTCGAGATACTTTTCGCGCGTGCGCAGCACGACGTCGTCAGGGAGCGACGGGACGGGGGGCTGCTTGTTCCACTGAATCTGTTCGAGGTAATCGCGGACGAATTGCTTGTCGAAGCTGGGTTGCCCCCGGCCCGGCACGTACGCCGACTTCGGCCAGAACCGCGAAGAGTCTGGGGTTAACACCTCGTCGATCAGGACGAGGTGGTCGGGGCCGTCGCCGCCGGCCAGCCCGAATTCGAACTTCGTGTCGGCGATGATGATGCCGCGCGACTCGGCGTGCGCCACCCCCTGGCGATACAGCTCGAGCGTCAACTCGCGCAGCCGCCCCAGCAGCTCGCGCCCGACGATGGCGGCCGCGTCGGCTTCGCTGATGTTGATGTCGTGCCCGGTATCCGCCTTCGTGGCGGGGGTGAAGATCGGCTCAGGCAGCCGGTCCGACTCGCGGAGCCCCGCCGGCAGCTTGATCCCGCACACGCTGCCGCTCTGCTGGTACTCCTTCCAGCCGGACCCCGACAGGTAGCCGCGGGCCACGCACTCGAGTGGCAGCGGCTCGGTCCGTCGCACCAGCATCGCGCGGCCGCGCAGTTCCGCGGCGTGCGGCTTGAACACGGCCGGAAACCGATCCACCTCGATCGAGATCAGGTGGTTCGGCACGACACGCGCCAGGTGGCCGAACCAGAAGGCCGACAGCTGGTTCAGAACCTTGCCCTTGTCCGGAATCCCGGAACCGAGCACGTAGTCGAATGCGGAGATCCGATCGGTGGCAACGATCAACAGTTGATCGCCGACCTCGTACACGTCGCGTACCTTGCCGCGACGGAAGAGCGACAGCCCTGAATAAGAAGTGTGTATGAGCGGAGCAGCGGAGAGCACGACGCCTCGATGAAAGAGAGGCCATGCTACAGAGGCGCGGCCTTCACGTCAAGCAGCACGTGGAGCTCACGTGGAGCTCACGGACTTCAAGGCAAAAGGACACTACCTTTCAAGTGCCTGCGTCTTTCATCTCACCACGATATCTCCGTGCGTCGTGCGGAGCGAGAGCGTGGGGCCGCCGCCGCGGATCGCGCCCTGTGCGATGGTGGTCTGTCCGGTGCGCGCGGGCGCCGGCGCCCGCTCGGGCAGGCGGATCTCGCCGTTTTCCACGGTGGCGTCGAGCGTGAAGCCCCCGTGCTCGGGCAGCCGAACGTTGACGTCCTCGTCGGTCGTGATTGCGCTGATCGGCACCGGTCTTTCCAGCGCGATCCTGATTTCCGTTCCGCGGGCGTCCACGCGCGCCTGCTTCGCCAACCGCGTCACTTCGATGCTGCCCTGCGAGAGGTCGGCGGTCAGAGTACCGGCAAGCCCCTCGATATCGAGATCCACGCGGTTGCCATCCACGTCGAAATCCCCGGCGATGTCGCGGGCGCGGCACGTTCCCCCCGTCAGGTCGAGCCGCACGGGGCCATCCACGCCCGCGATCGTCATCTCCGATCGGCGGGCGGCGAGATCGATCGCCTTCACGTGTTCGAGTGTCAGCTCGCCGCCGTTGTGCGTGCCGCGCACGATCCCGGCGATCGCCGACACGGTGGCGGGTCCGCGCGTGTTGTCCAACTCCACGCCTCCGAGATTCCGGGCCTCGAGGCGGCTGACGCGCGACACGCGGACCCGCAGGCGCCGAGGCAGCCTGATCGTCATCATCGCGCGCTGGCGTCCTTCGCGCGGGTAGGACATTTCGAGCGACAGCAGGTCGCCGGCGCCGCTCGTCTTGAGGACGGTCTTCTTGCCAAGCGCGCGAGCCTCGTTCTCGTCGAGGCCGGTGGAGTAGACCTGGAGCGTCGCGATGGCTTGCGCGCCGTCGGTTCCCTCGATCCGCAAGTCGCCCGGTCCCACGAGGCGCACTTCGGCGATGCCGGCGCCGATTGGAATCGCCTGCGTGCGTTCGTCTGCGAGATACTCGTGCCGCGCCCCCACTTCGCGGCGGATGTTGTCAATCATGCCGCGCAGCGAGAAACCGCGTCCCTCAGGTTTGGGAGGCGCCGTGGCC is drawn from Acidobacteriota bacterium and contains these coding sequences:
- the groL gene encoding chaperonin GroEL (60 kDa chaperone family; promotes refolding of misfolded polypeptides especially under stressful conditions; forms two stacked rings of heptamers to form a barrel-shaped 14mer; ends can be capped by GroES; misfolded proteins enter the barrel where they are refolded when GroES binds) translates to MAKQIVYGEDSRQAILRGVNALADAVKVTLGPKGRNVVLDKKFGSPTITKDGVTVAKEIELKDTLENMGAQMVREVASKTSDIAGDGTTTATVLAQAIYREGAKNVAAGANPMELKRGIEKAVEVLVEELKKQAKPVSGQAIAQVGTISANSDETIGRIIAEAMDKVGKDGVITVEEAKSMETSLEVVEGMQFDRGYLSPYFVTDPERMEVVLENPFILIHEKKISSMKDLLPLLEQVARAGRPLVIVAEDVDGEALATLVVNKLRGTLQAAAVKAPGFGDRRKAMLEDIATLTGGKAVTEDLGIKLENVRVEDLGKAKKVVIDKDNTTIVEGGGAQGAIEGRVKVIRHQIDETTSDYDREKLQGRLAKLVGGVAVIKVGAATETEMKEKKARVEDAMHATKAAVEEGIVPGGGVALIRASKALDNLKAEGDQLVGIKLIHKAVEAPLRWIATNAGQEGSIVVQKVKDAKGEEGYNAASDKYENLVSAGVIDPVKVVRTALQNASSIASLLLTTEAMVSEIPEEKKEAPMPGAGGGMGGMY
- the groES gene encoding co-chaperone GroES, with translation MATTATKLKVRPLHDRIIVQRLEESEQKVGGIIIPDTAKEKPQQGRVMAVGKGRVEKDGKITPLDVKEGDTVLFGKYSGQEIKLDGDEYLIMREEEVLGVIEK
- a CDS encoding histidine kinase is translated as MRDQLEKLVQEMLDRGILYEDARREFERVFISKALARSKGNLCKAADVLGLHRNTMTRKVTEYRIKRKGAA
- a CDS encoding phosphoribosylaminoimidazolesuccinocarboxamide synthase; its protein translation is MLSAAPLIHTSYSGLSLFRRGKVRDVYEVGDQLLIVATDRISAFDYVLGSGIPDKGKVLNQLSAFWFGHLARVVPNHLISIEVDRFPAVFKPHAAELRGRAMLVRRTEPLPLECVARGYLSGSGWKEYQQSGSVCGIKLPAGLRESDRLPEPIFTPATKADTGHDINISEADAAAIVGRELLGRLRELTLELYRQGVAHAESRGIIIADTKFEFGLAGGDGPDHLVLIDEVLTPDSSRFWPKSAYVPGRGQPSFDKQFVRDYLEQIQWNKQPPVPSLPDDVVLRTREKYLEAHRLLSGREIK
- a CDS encoding DUF4097 family beta strand repeat protein; amino-acid sequence: MGKRELVLILAFVFLGTILYQATAPPKPEGRGFSLRGMIDNIRREVGARHEYLADERTQAIPIGAGIAEVRLVGPGDLRIEGTDGAQAIATLQVYSTGLDENEARALGKKTVLKTSGAGDLLSLEMSYPREGRQRAMMTIRLPRRLRVRVSRVSRLEARNLGGVELDNTRGPATVSAIAGIVRGTHNGGELTLEHVKAIDLAARRSEMTIAGVDGPVRLDLTGGTCRARDIAGDFDVDGNRVDLDIEGLAGTLTADLSQGSIEVTRLAKQARVDARGTEIRIALERPVPISAITTDEDVNVRLPEHGGFTLDATVENGEIRLPERAPAPARTGQTTIAQGAIRGGGPTLSLRTTHGDIVVR